GAGTTAATACATCTGCGTTATCtcaatttttccaaatctcaTATACACAGTCTACCTAATTCAGTGGGTCATCTTTATAATTTACAAACGTTGATATTACGTGGTTGTTATCAACTTACCCAATTGCCTATAGGGATTGGAAAGCTGAAAAACCTTCGGCACCTTGATATTACGGGAACAAGTCAACGACTAGAAATGCCTTTCCAAATAGGCAACCTCACAAATTTGCAAGTGTTGACTAGGTTCATTGTGAGCAAAAGTAGAGGGGTTGGAATTGGAGAACTCAAGAATTGTTTGAACCTCCAAGGAGTGCTTTCTATTTCTGGGTTGCAAGAGGTAGTGGATGTTGGAGAGGTAAGAGCTGCtaatttaaaagagaaaaaaaaaattgaagagttGACGATGAAGTGGAGTAATGATTGTTGGGATGAACGAAACGATATACGTGAACTGCATGTCTTGGAGTCCTTGCAGCCTcgtgaaaatttaaaaaggcTCACAATTGCATTTTATGGTGGATCCAAATTTCCAAGTTGGTTAGGAGATCCTTCATTCTCAGTAATGGTGGAACTAACTCTCAGAGATTGCAAAAAATGCATGTTATTACCAAATCTGGGTGGACTATCGGTGCTCAAAGTTTTGTGTATTAAAGGTATGAGCCAAGTTAAAAGCATAGGTGCTGAATTTTATGGAGAGTGTAGGAATCCTTTTGCATCTTTGAGGGAGTTGAGGTTTGAGGATATGCCAGAATGGGAAAATTGGTCTCATTCTAATTTCATCAAGGAAGATGTGGGAACATTTCCCCATCTTGAAAAGTTTTTTATGAGGAAATGTCCAAAACTGATTGGGGAATTGCCGAAATGCCTGCAGTCCCTAGTAGAGCTTGAAGTGTCAGAATGTCCGGGATTGATGTGTGGGCTTCCAAAACTTGCATCTCTCCGtgaattaaatttcaaagaatGTGATGAGGTAGTGTTGAGAGGTGCTCAATTTGATCTTCCATCCCTCGTTACTGTAAATCTCATCCAGATTTCAAGATTGACATGTTTGAGGACCGGATTTACTAGATCCTTGGTAGCCTTGCAAGAATTGAAGATACACAATTGTGATGGGCTGACATGTTTGTGGGAGGAGCAATGGCTGCCTTGCAATCTTAAAAAATTGAGAATAGAAGGGTGTGCTAATCTGGAGAAGCTGTCGAATGGATTGCAAACTCTCACACGTCTTGTAGAGATGAGTATATGGGGCTGCCCCAAACTAGAGTCATTTCCTCATTCGGCTTTCCCACCAATGCTAAGACGCCTTGAGTTGTTCTATTGTGGGGGTCTAAAATCGCTGCCTCATAACTACAACTCGTGTCCGCTCAAATACTTGTCCATTGACTCTTCTCCATTTCTCAAATGCTTCCCAAATGGTGAGCTACCCACGACACTCAAGAAGCTTCGTATTGGGGATTGTCGAAGTCTAGAGTCACTACCAGAGGGGCTGATGCACCGCAATTCGACCTCCAGCAGCAACACTTGTTGTCTTGAAGAATTGAGGATAGAGAATTGTTCCTCTCTCAATTCCTTTCCAACAGGGGAGTTACCCTCCGCTCTCAAGAACCTTTCTATTAGGGGATGCACAAACTTGGAGTCAATGTCAGAGAAAATGTCACCCAACAGTACAGCCCTAGAGTATTTACGACTTGAGGGGTATCCAAATCTGAAAAGCCTAAAAGGATGCCTTGACCGCCTTCGGAAGCTCGACATAAACGATTGTGGAGGTCTGGAGTGCTTTCCAGAAAGAGGCTTGTCCATCCCTATCCTCGAATACCTTGAAATTAAGAGATGTGAGAATCTTAAATCTCTAACACATCAAATGAGAAACCTCAAATTTCTGCGCAGCCTAACCATATCCCAATGCCCAGGATTGGAGTCCTTTCCGGAAGGGGGTTTGGCCCCTAACCTAACATCACTTGAGATCAATAACTGTAAGAATCTGAAAACGCCCATATCTGAGTGGGGCTTCGACACCCTGACCACTCTttctaatttgattattaagaaaatgtttCCAGATATGGTTTCCTTTTGTCGTCTTCCCTTTACTCTCACCAGCCTTTATATCGACGGAATGGAATCCTTGGCCTCCTTGGCTCTCCGCAACCTCATCTCTCTTCAATTCTTACATATCTCAAATTGCCCTAACCTCCGGTCCTTAGGGCCGCTTCCTGCAACACTCGCAGAACTTTCCATCAATGGTTGTCCTACCATAAAAGAAAGATAGTTAAAGGAGGGAGGAGAATATTGGTCCAACGTCGCCCACATCCCCTGCATTTCTCAAGACGGTCCAAGTATGCCCATTCGCAACTTagttccaatttcttttattttttacttttgagtttttgtttattttacatttttctatCTTAATGCAATTTTGTAACCAGTTGGTGTCGATCGATGGTTGTGGCTGGATTGAATCTTAGATCACTCTCCCTCCCTTAATTTCAACTAGGTATGTTCAGCAATTCAAATTTTCccatctaaattttaaaattatgagaaTATTCTTTTCTCATCTATCTTATTTCCTTGTTCTCTAAAATGTTTCTAGTGTATTTCTCTTTCTAcataattaaatcatatttctttttgCATGGCACCCTTACGCCAACAGACCTCATACTGTTGTATGTAAGAAGTATAAAAGAGGCTGATGAAATTCAAGTTGATCTTAAGAAGATTTCTGGTTGCACTtgcttagtttagttccaaTTGACCTGGTTTTTTcattcaatatttcaaacacATTTACTTATTTCTATTCCAACAATTTGATGAAGCTGGTTTTTGTCCATAGAAATGGTACTGGCCTCTTAAtttctcaaatatttaaattaacatgTAAATATGATTGCCTAAGATTTTCACATCCCTATGTAGAGGGAAATAGCTAGGTTTTTAACACatgaatcaatttcaaattggattttatttttcaatcacaAAAATGGAAGCAAAGACCAGCCCATTATTAAGCTACTCCCATAATTCCATTAACATCAGAATAATAATCTTAACTCCCTAATTTTTCTGCACATGTAGAAAGACACAGTGCATTTCAAAACTCATCACAACTTgacatttttccatttttcttttttatttgttttcaatattttacttttgttcattaattttttcttttccatttttacaTCCAGTATCATTGTTGACGGTATGTTATTGACTCAATCATAGTtgatgattttcctttttgtttgttgAGTAGAGTTCGTAGGTTTCTTTGTTGTGTAAGTCTTCATGCCATTGTATTTCTACCACCAGCTCAAGTGCTTCTTAATTAGAATTTCAATGAGTACTTTTATAGTTCATTGTTTGTGTATGTAAGGGTTGAGGAGCTTTTCACATTGGGGGCAATTATCACACTAACAATGCTTGGTTAGGCAAATTCTATTCAATTGGCCTGacccttttttccctttttttggtACTTCCTGAATGTAAGGTGGTAGGTGGTGGAAGCTCGATGGATTTTCCATACCATGACTTTTCTGCTAGTTGATGgcataaaaatgaaaggaattttGACGCTTTTGGCTCTCCAAGAATAGCTCAACTTAAGGACGTCAATGTTGTGTTTTTTTACATTTGTAGTGGCCAAAGCAAAATCAACCATCTTTGGTTTTGGTGCTTAGTGTAGAATGTAAGAAATATGAAACTTGTTTTCTCCTTAGACATTGGTTGCATATGTTTCTACAAGGTTTGGTTCTCTGATATGGTGAtttgaacatttttattttcttaaaaattgtaaTACCTCAagtgttttttcctttctttttaaaaagaaatttgtgagaatattttaatatccttTTTACCATAGGTGATTATTTTTATACTGACCCGTGGTTTTTCCCTCATTATTGgagggttttccacataaatctTGGTGTACCTTTAATTTCATTCCTTCCACAAATGTTCATTTCTTGTGTCATATCCTTTTCTGTCTTAGAGGATGAGGGGCTAATGACACAACTTAAAATGAAACCATAAACATACATGTCTAGGTGCAACCAGAACTTCAACTCCATCAACATAATTGAAAGTTTAACCCAAAATATAGTTGTCTTGTTAGTGTTGCTTAAGTTACTTAGGCTAGTGAGGGAAAAAGTTAGAAAGTTTAGACCCtatttgattatgaaaatgaGAGCTACAACGTCATAGAAATCTTAAAAAGCTCATAGTTGCTTTGAGTACATCTTGTCTTTCAAGGCCAGGTTTGAAACGTTGCGAATTTCACTCATTTTTCACCTATTTATCAGCATAATGAGCGATATGCCTATATAAAGCTGATATATCGGTGAAATCGATGGTTTTTCGGGGCCATGTCAGCACCTTTTTCCAATTTGCTTGCTTTTGGGCTACAAAAAGTTTCCTCTGCGTCTTTGGGTCACATTCACTCGCACAACCACTTATGGGCCCACGCAGTACCTATTGCAAAGGAGAGAGGCCCCAGACTCACACCAATAAGACTAGAACCCAAGTACATTAGGTTGTCATAGAAGAGGACTGTTGTTGTgtgaatttgtgattttaattgtatatagattttatattgatatatatacatatcttttatatattatactatTGTTAATAAATCAtagttataaattaattaattttaattatcttattatatattttgtatactaattaaatacaagacaaatataattttataaataaaatattaatatttttaaataaaaaatacttatctaaatatcattattttttatccttcgaaatattcaaattaaacatattatcattctaatattaatgtatttttaaattagtatattatTGCCTAccattacaaatttattatatatatatatatatatatatatatatatctatatattgaaTATGTGTAATttacttgttttattatttttaaaatgtttttccaagtattttgaataattttctttttattgatttttttggtcaaaatatccaccaatataTTTCGACATATCCATAAAATTCAATAACCAATATATCCatgattattgatattttcatcctttgtttcaaggttatagaaaatattagagaCATGATAGGTATGAATTTAAAGAGAAAGGAGAAC
This DNA window, taken from Vitis riparia cultivar Riparia Gloire de Montpellier isolate 1030 chromosome 13, EGFV_Vit.rip_1.0, whole genome shotgun sequence, encodes the following:
- the LOC117928126 gene encoding putative disease resistance RPP13-like protein 1 — protein: MAFVGEAILSSFFDTLFDKLISSDLLNYARQVQVHAELNKWEKTLNKIHAVLEDAEEKQMENQVVKIWLDDLRDLAYDVEDILDDLATEALGRKLMAETQPSTSKFRSLIPSCCTSFTPSAIKFNVEMRSKIENITERLKDIYSQQNNLLLTEKVIGKRSAKAGEILPTTCLVDESRVCGRETDKAAILDLLLHDHEPSDDAVRVIPIIGMGGVGKTTLAQLAYNDDKVESHFDLRVWVCVSDDFDVLRVTKTIVQSVASDMSDFNDLNLLQVKLKEKLSGTKFLLVLDDVWNQNCDRWDLLHQPIRTGARGSRVIVTTRNQGVVSAIGASSAYPLKELSNDECLSLFAQQALGTRNFHNHPNLRVVGEEIVKKCKGLPLAAKALGGMLRTKLNHDAWEDILKSKIWDLPEENNTILPALKLSYHHLPSHLKRCFAYCSIFPKDYVFDVDELVLLWMGEGFLHQVKRQKQMEEIGTEFLHELFARSFFQQSNHSSSQFVMHDLVHDLAQFVAGGVCFNLEEKIENNQQRTISERARHSCFTQQVFEVAGKFKAFDTAKNLRTLIALPNMKYSFAFISKQVVHDLIMRMRCLRVLSLAGCRMGEVPSSIGELIHLRYLNFSKSHIHSLPNSVGHLYNLQTLILRGCYQLTQLPIGIGKLKNLRHLDITGTSQRLEMPFQIGNLTNLQVLTRFIVSKSRGVGIGELKNCLNLQGVLSISGLQEVVDVGEVRAANLKEKKKIEELTMKWSNDCWDERNDIRELHVLESLQPRENLKRLTIAFYGGSKFPSWLGDPSFSVMVELTLRDCKKCMLLPNLGGLSVLKVLCIKGMSQVKSIGAEFYGECRNPFASLRELRFEDMPEWENWSHSNFIKEDVGTFPHLEKFFMRKCPKLIGELPKCLQSLVELEVSECPGLMCGLPKLASLRELNFKECDEVVLRGAQFDLPSLVTVNLIQISRLTCLRTGFTRSLVALQELKIHNCDGLTCLWEEQWLPCNLKKLRIEGCANLEKLSNGLQTLTRLVEMSIWGCPKLESFPHSAFPPMLRRLELFYCGGLKSLPHNYNSCPLKYLSIDSSPFLKCFPNGELPTTLKKLRIGDCRSLESLPEGLMHRNSTSSSNTCCLEELRIENCSSLNSFPTGELPSALKNLSIRGCTNLESMSEKMSPNSTALEYLRLEGYPNLKSLKGCLDRLRKLDINDCGGLECFPERGLSIPILEYLEIKRCENLKSLTHQMRNLKFLRSLTISQCPGLESFPEGGLAPNLTSLEINNCKNLKTPISEWGFDTLTTLSNLIIKKMFPDMVSFCRLPFTLTSLYIDGMESLASLALRNLISLQFLHISNCPNLRSLGPLPATLAELSINGCPTIKER